Proteins co-encoded in one Halococcoides cellulosivorans genomic window:
- a CDS encoding ABC transporter permease yields the protein MRWRPIARIARWELAGSVAIDRRTGAMIAVALLLASATLPVAAIGGVSPESGLFRIGVEETSPYHPVVDDDPVPAPALAVRSPDNGEIDVLVQPHQISLADSEKGRAAYTDFRGAIGTYNDVRMRAEADQSAAFPVTVAVQYVERSAIDLDAGDAGDGSVGDGSTGGTGGDGPGGTGDGGTGDASDGEVSDAGGSLGGLGGLLATQNSSRSDPSSIDPPFPFRSLIFAFLFVLPLNFVIQAYGSSMLRERLNRRGELTLVAPVTPSEIVAGKTLPYLAIAVGFEVLLAVGIGVLRGGSGAGPLAVLAVLPIVGLFLGLTFLAAMFARSFKELTFLTVTITVGVTSYAFVPAIFTDQLPIALISPLTIVVRDLQGLPIEPGAALFSMGPPALVALIAFGLGMGLYREEDLFTQRPVPWKVLDAFAGRITGVRSAALLSAALIPFVFVAELIGVAALFPVSLSYPTVAIVLVLVVVALVEEAAKSIHLYAGVVHDLYPRTRASALKIGIASGLGFFVAEKFVLIVALAGGETPAVQEAALVTGGVPESVPVLIGFLLAPLVLHAGTATLSALGAIGGRRRYAVGYSLAVVVHLAYNLVVVMALA from the coding sequence GTGCGCTGGCGTCCGATCGCCCGGATCGCGCGGTGGGAACTCGCCGGATCGGTCGCGATCGACCGCCGGACGGGCGCGATGATCGCCGTCGCCCTCCTCCTCGCGAGCGCGACGCTCCCGGTCGCGGCCATCGGTGGGGTCAGCCCCGAGTCCGGGTTGTTCCGGATCGGCGTCGAGGAGACCAGCCCCTACCACCCGGTCGTCGACGACGATCCCGTTCCCGCGCCCGCGCTCGCCGTCCGATCGCCCGACAACGGCGAGATCGACGTGCTCGTTCAGCCCCACCAGATCAGCCTCGCCGACAGCGAAAAAGGCCGGGCCGCCTACACCGACTTCCGGGGCGCGATCGGGACGTACAACGATGTCCGCATGCGCGCGGAGGCCGATCAGTCCGCCGCCTTTCCCGTCACGGTCGCCGTCCAGTACGTCGAACGGTCGGCGATCGACCTCGACGCTGGCGACGCTGGCGATGGGTCAGTCGGTGACGGGTCCACCGGCGGGACGGGCGGCGACGGCCCCGGCGGTACTGGCGACGGCGGTACGGGTGACGCGAGCGACGGCGAGGTCTCGGACGCCGGCGGGTCGCTGGGCGGGCTCGGTGGCCTGCTCGCGACCCAGAACTCCTCCAGAAGCGATCCATCCTCGATCGACCCACCGTTCCCGTTTCGATCGCTGATCTTCGCCTTTCTGTTCGTCCTCCCGTTGAACTTCGTGATCCAGGCGTACGGCAGTTCGATGCTGCGCGAGCGGCTGAATCGTCGCGGGGAGTTGACGCTCGTCGCGCCCGTCACGCCGAGTGAGATCGTCGCGGGCAAGACCCTGCCCTACCTCGCTATCGCCGTCGGGTTCGAGGTCCTGCTCGCGGTCGGGATCGGTGTGCTCCGTGGCGGCTCGGGGGCGGGCCCGCTGGCCGTGCTCGCGGTGCTCCCGATCGTCGGCCTCTTTCTCGGCCTGACCTTCCTCGCGGCGATGTTCGCGCGCTCGTTCAAGGAACTCACCTTCCTCACGGTGACGATCACCGTCGGCGTCACCTCGTATGCGTTCGTCCCGGCGATCTTCACCGATCAGTTGCCGATCGCGCTGATCTCGCCGCTAACGATCGTCGTGCGGGACCTCCAGGGCCTGCCGATCGAGCCCGGCGCGGCGCTGTTCTCGATGGGCCCGCCCGCGCTGGTCGCGCTGATCGCGTTCGGATTGGGCATGGGCCTCTATCGCGAGGAAGACCTGTTCACCCAGCGCCCGGTGCCCTGGAAGGTCCTGGACGCGTTCGCGGGGCGGATCACGGGCGTCCGGTCGGCCGCCCTGTTGAGCGCCGCCCTGATCCCGTTCGTGTTCGTCGCGGAACTGATCGGCGTCGCCGCACTCTTTCCGGTCTCGCTGTCCTATCCGACGGTCGCGATCGTGCTCGTGCTCGTCGTCGTCGCGCTCGTCGAGGAGGCCGCCAAGAGTATTCATCTCTACGCGGGCGTAGTCCACGACCTGTATCCCAGGACGCGAGCGAGCGCCCTGAAGATCGGTATCGCCAGCGGCCTGGGCTTTTTCGTCGCCGAGAAGTTCGTCCTGATCGTCGCGCTCGCGGGGGGTGAGACGCCCGCCGTCCAGGAGGCCGCGCTCGTGACCGGCGGCGTGCCCGAGTCCGTTCCGGTGCTGATCGGCTTCCTGCTCGCGCCACTCGTCCTCCACGCGGGCACGGCGACGCTGTCGGCACTCGGCGCGATCGGCGGGCGGCGCCGCTACGCCGTCGGCTATTCGCTCGCGGTCGTCGTCCACCTGGCCTACAACCTCGTGGTGGTGATGGCGCTTGCCTGA